In Agromyces sp. 3263, a single genomic region encodes these proteins:
- the folP gene encoding dihydropteroate synthase, translating to MGVVNVTPDSFSDGGRWFDAEAAVAHGLELAAEGADVLDVGGESTRPGAARVEPDEELRRVVPVVRELAGRGIRVSVDTMRAATAVAAVEAGAEIINDVSAGLADAAMAPIVAETGAHYVAMHWRGHSDRMDSLAEYRDVAAEVRDELAARVDALVAAGVASDRIILDPGLGFAKRGVHNWELLGRLDVLGELGLPILVGASRKRFVGSLLPEGSPMEDRDLPTAVISALSAQAGAWGVRVHDVRGTRRALDVLGAWQSGRRG from the coding sequence ATGGGCGTCGTCAACGTGACGCCCGACTCGTTCAGCGACGGTGGGCGCTGGTTCGACGCCGAGGCCGCCGTCGCGCACGGCCTCGAGCTCGCCGCCGAGGGCGCCGACGTGCTCGATGTCGGCGGCGAGTCCACGCGTCCGGGTGCGGCGCGCGTCGAGCCCGACGAGGAGCTGCGCCGGGTCGTGCCCGTCGTGCGCGAACTCGCCGGCCGCGGCATCCGGGTCAGCGTCGACACCATGCGGGCGGCCACCGCCGTCGCCGCCGTGGAGGCGGGGGCCGAGATCATCAACGACGTCTCGGCGGGGCTCGCGGATGCCGCGATGGCGCCCATCGTGGCCGAGACGGGCGCGCACTACGTGGCGATGCACTGGCGCGGGCACTCCGACCGCATGGACTCGCTCGCGGAGTACCGCGACGTGGCCGCCGAGGTGCGAGACGAGCTGGCGGCCCGCGTCGACGCGCTCGTCGCCGCGGGCGTGGCCTCCGACCGGATCATCCTCGACCCGGGCCTCGGCTTCGCGAAGCGCGGGGTGCACAATTGGGAGCTGCTCGGGCGGCTCGACGTGCTCGGCGAGTTGGGGCTGCCCATCCTCGTGGGGGCGTCGCGCAAGCGGTTCGTGGGGTCACTGCTCCCCGAGGGGTCGCCGATGGAGGACCGCGACCTCCCGACCGCCGTCATCAGCGCCCTGTCCGCACAGGCCGGAGCCTGGGGGGTGCGCGTGCACGACGTGCGCGGCACCAGGCGGGCGCTCGACGTCCTCGGGGCGTGGCAGAGTGGACGACGTGGCTAG
- the ftsH gene encoding ATP-dependent zinc metalloprotease FtsH — protein MNMKKILRGPIIYILLAIVAVWIGSSLITASGFKEVSTQQGLELLSDGKVASAKIVDGENRVDLTLAKPDDELGSQVQFYYVTPRGEDVVNAVDAANPKDGFNDEVPQPNWFLSMLGILLPLVLIGLFFWIMLSGMQGGGNRVMQFGKSKAKLVSKESPKVTFDDVAGADEAIEELQEIKEFLKEPAKFQAVGARIPKGVLLYGPPGTGKTLLARAVAGEAGVPFYSISGSDFVEMFVGVGASRVRDLFDQAKQNAPAIIFVDEIDAVGRHRGAGLGGGHDEREQTLNQLLVEMDGFDPKTNVILIAATNRPDILDPALLRPGRFDRQIGVDAPDLKGRQRILEVHSMGKPLAKGVDLEVLARKTPGFTGADLANVLNEAALLTARSNAQLIDNRALDEAVDRVIAGPQRRTRVMKDKEKLITAYHEGGHALAAAAMNYTDPVTKITILPRGRALGYTMVLPLEDKYSISRNELLDQLTYAMGGRVAEEIVFHDPSTGASNDIEKATSTARKMVTEFGMSANVGAVKLGQSQGEVFLGRDMGHQRDYSEEIAERVDAEVRSLIEQAHDEAWQVLNDNRDILDHLAAELLEHETLDHNQIAEIFKDVKRLPERPLWLSSDRRPVSDRPPIAFPTAKAPIDQGAVDGGVDSGDTPLEEPAASRASRSKPRPATA, from the coding sequence ATGAACATGAAGAAGATCCTGCGCGGGCCGATCATCTACATCCTGCTCGCGATCGTCGCCGTGTGGATCGGATCGAGCCTCATCACCGCCTCCGGCTTCAAGGAGGTCTCGACCCAGCAGGGCCTCGAGCTCCTCAGCGACGGCAAGGTGGCCTCGGCGAAGATCGTCGACGGCGAGAACCGCGTCGACCTCACGCTGGCCAAGCCCGACGACGAGCTCGGGTCGCAGGTGCAGTTCTACTACGTCACGCCTCGCGGCGAAGACGTGGTGAACGCGGTCGACGCGGCGAACCCGAAGGACGGCTTCAACGACGAGGTGCCGCAGCCGAACTGGTTCCTGTCGATGCTCGGCATCCTGCTGCCGCTCGTGCTGATCGGCCTCTTCTTCTGGATCATGCTGTCCGGCATGCAGGGGGGCGGCAACCGGGTCATGCAGTTCGGCAAGTCCAAGGCCAAGCTCGTCTCCAAGGAGAGCCCGAAGGTCACCTTCGACGACGTCGCCGGTGCTGACGAGGCCATCGAGGAGCTCCAGGAGATCAAGGAGTTCCTCAAGGAGCCGGCGAAGTTCCAGGCCGTCGGTGCCCGCATCCCCAAGGGCGTGCTGCTCTACGGTCCTCCCGGAACGGGCAAGACCCTCCTCGCGCGCGCCGTCGCGGGCGAGGCCGGTGTGCCGTTCTACTCGATCTCGGGCTCCGACTTCGTCGAGATGTTCGTCGGCGTCGGCGCGAGCCGCGTTCGCGACCTCTTCGACCAGGCCAAGCAGAACGCCCCGGCGATCATCTTCGTCGACGAGATCGACGCCGTCGGCCGGCACCGCGGTGCGGGCCTCGGCGGCGGCCACGACGAGCGCGAGCAGACCCTGAACCAGCTGCTCGTCGAGATGGACGGCTTCGACCCGAAGACGAACGTCATCCTCATCGCGGCGACGAACCGCCCCGACATCCTCGACCCCGCACTGCTGCGCCCGGGCCGCTTCGACCGCCAGATCGGCGTCGACGCGCCCGACCTCAAGGGCCGCCAGCGCATCCTCGAGGTGCACTCCATGGGCAAGCCGCTCGCCAAGGGCGTCGACCTCGAGGTGCTCGCGCGCAAGACGCCGGGCTTCACGGGCGCCGACCTGGCCAACGTGCTCAACGAGGCCGCGCTGCTCACGGCGCGCTCGAACGCGCAGCTCATCGACAACCGTGCCCTCGACGAGGCCGTCGACCGCGTCATCGCCGGTCCGCAGCGCCGTACCCGCGTCATGAAGGACAAGGAGAAGCTCATCACGGCCTACCACGAGGGCGGCCACGCCCTCGCCGCGGCGGCGATGAACTACACCGATCCCGTGACGAAGATCACGATCCTGCCGCGCGGTCGCGCCCTCGGCTACACGATGGTGCTGCCGCTGGAAGACAAGTACTCGATCAGCCGAAACGAGCTGCTCGACCAGCTCACCTACGCGATGGGCGGCCGCGTCGCCGAGGAGATCGTGTTCCACGACCCCTCGACGGGCGCGTCGAACGACATCGAGAAGGCCACCTCGACTGCGCGCAAGATGGTCACCGAGTTCGGCATGAGCGCGAACGTCGGCGCCGTGAAGCTCGGCCAGTCGCAGGGCGAGGTCTTCCTCGGCCGCGACATGGGCCACCAGCGCGACTACTCCGAGGAGATCGCCGAGCGGGTCGACGCCGAGGTGCGCTCGCTCATCGAGCAGGCCCACGACGAGGCCTGGCAGGTGCTCAACGACAACCGCGACATCCTCGACCACCTCGCGGCCGAGCTGCTCGAGCACGAGACGCTCGACCACAACCAGATCGCCGAGATCTTCAAGGACGTGAAGCGCCTGCCCGAGCGGCCCCTCTGGCTCTCGAGCGACCGTCGCCCCGTCTCCGACCGCCCGCCGATCGCCTTCCCCACCGCGAAGGCGCCGATCGACCAGGGCGCCGTCGACGGCGGCGTGGACTCGGGCGACACGCCCCTCGAGGAGCCGGCCGCGTCGCGCGCCTCGCGCTCGAAGCCTCGCCCCGCGACGGCCTAG
- the folE gene encoding GTP cyclohydrolase I, which produces MAGVDTGRIERAVHEILLAIGEDPARPGLERTPQRVAEAYAEFFGGLQVDPLSHLADTVPIGATDAGVPATSDAVVLRDLAFRSVCEHHLLPFVGTAHVAYLPGDRVVGLGRIPAVIETLAARPQLQERLAEEIADTLQAGLDPKGVLVVLDAQHRCVTTRGSRQERSSTITIASRGALAEPAARTEIITLIGAHERD; this is translated from the coding sequence ATGGCCGGTGTCGACACCGGGCGCATCGAGCGCGCCGTGCACGAGATCCTGCTCGCGATCGGCGAGGACCCGGCGCGGCCCGGCCTCGAGCGCACCCCCCAGCGGGTCGCCGAGGCCTACGCCGAGTTCTTCGGCGGCCTCCAGGTCGACCCGTTGAGCCACCTCGCCGACACCGTGCCCATCGGGGCGACGGATGCCGGGGTGCCGGCGACCTCCGACGCCGTCGTGCTGCGCGACCTCGCGTTCCGGTCGGTGTGCGAGCATCACCTGCTGCCCTTCGTCGGCACCGCCCACGTGGCCTATCTGCCCGGCGACCGCGTGGTCGGGCTCGGCCGCATCCCCGCCGTGATCGAGACGCTCGCGGCGCGGCCGCAGCTGCAGGAGCGGCTCGCCGAGGAGATCGCGGACACCCTGCAGGCGGGTCTCGACCCCAAGGGCGTGCTGGTGGTGCTCGACGCGCAGCACCGCTGCGTCACCACCCGTGGCTCGCGCCAGGAGCGCAGCTCGACCATCACGATCGCGAGCCGCGGCGCGCTCGCCGAGCCGGCCGCGCGCACCGAGATCATCACGCTCATCGGAGCCCACGAACGTGACTGA